A genomic window from Sorex araneus isolate mSorAra2 chromosome 2, mSorAra2.pri, whole genome shotgun sequence includes:
- the LOC101558101 gene encoding HLA class II histocompatibility antigen, DM beta chain, whose amino-acid sequence MISVLPLLLGLSLCCTQAGGFVSQLESTCILDSDGTPVDFSFCMSFNKDLLTCWDPEQTMMVPRDYGVLSSLASGLSNYLNKMENLIQYLSRGLQDCSSHTQPFWGALTKRIQPPSVQVAETTPFNTREPVMLACYVSGFYPADVTITWRKNGEVVLPQNSAPSVIQPNGDWTYQTVSHLATNPSFGDTYICVVEHAASPDLILQYWTPWLSPLKIVKLTVSAVTLALGLIVFILGFVGWRKSKSPGYTYIPASNYVEDGRIS is encoded by the exons ATGATCTCAGTCCTGCCACTGCTGCTGGGCCTCAGCCTCTGCTGCACCCAAGCAG GTGGCTTTGTGTCCCAGTTGGAAAGCACCTGTATCTTGGATAGTGATGGGACGCCAGTGGATTTCAGTTTTTGTATGTCCTTCAACAAGGATTTGCTCACTTGCTGGGATCCCGAGCAGACCATGATGGTGCCACGGGATTATGGAGTGCTGTCTTCACTGGCCAGTGGCCTCTCAAACTatctcaacaaaatggaaaaccTAATCCAGTACTTGTCCAGGGGGCTTCAGGACTGTTCATCCCACACCCAGCCCTTTTGGGGAGCGCTGACAAAAAGGATTC AGCCTCCATCTGTGCAAGTAGCCGAAACCACTCCTTTCAACACCAGGGAGCCTGTGATGCTGGCCTGCTATGTGTCGGGCTTCTATCCCGCCGATGTGACCATCACATGGAGAAAGAATGGGGAGGTTGTCCTCCCTCAAAACAGTGCTCCTAGTGTTATCCAGCCCAATGGAGACTGGACCTACCAGACTGTCTCCCATTTAGCTACAAATCCCTCTTTTGGGGACACCTACATCTGTGTGGTAGAGCACGCCGCGAGTCCTGACCTCATCCTGCAGTACTGGA CCCCGTGGCTGTCCCCGTTAAAGATAGTGAAGCTTACTGTGTCTGCAGTAACTCTGGCTCTGGGCCTCATCGTCTTCATCCTTGGTTTTGTCGGCTGGCGGAAATCGAAGTCCCCTG gctACACTTACATTCCTGCGTCCAACTATGTAGAAG ATGGCCGAATTTCCTAG